Proteins co-encoded in one Erinaceus europaeus chromosome X, mEriEur2.1, whole genome shotgun sequence genomic window:
- the LOC132535902 gene encoding uncharacterized protein LOC132535902 isoform X1, whose translation MDLKQLQMQESTNIIDLESDSDSDSSGASLETTSTWPALPCVERFGGSPRSDVQWDNQSQICEVGSLEDAEGLEEVGPFEVEEPPEDSDGLEGVEPLEMVAPPEDVQLEEEVETQEEVLKPGPFAWVIVLSHLLTQFILFSLAFTVYKLVLMEQLKEHIEQLQDDCTQQQDAPDEKVEQKEQLDTTWELGSQVRDHLTEEQPNSSSSDKSPELPKLEPVPRKSRLGKTKKSFSGVWVAKRFRASSPHGPRSPQESEESEEACKLSTEQLPALEGGPQRPPSPETSQNPAELPEELDKPAYMEEEEEEGQPPAEP comes from the exons ATGGATCTTAAGCAGCTTCAAATGCAGGAATCTACTAATATAATTGACCTGGAATCTGACTCTGATTCAGACTCTAGCGGAGCTTCTCTGGAAACCACATCTACCTGGCCAG CTCTACCCTGTGTGGAACGCTTTGGTGGCTCTCCTCGCTCAGATGTGCAATGGGACAACCAGAGCCAGATATGCGAGGTGGGCAGCCTGGAAGATGCAGAAGGCCTGGAAGAGGTGGGACCCTTTGAAGTGGAGGAACCCCCAGAAGATTCAGATGGCCTGGAAGGAGTGGAACCCCTGGAAATGGTGGCACCCCCAGAGGATGTGCAACTGGAGGAAGAAGTTGAAACACAGGAAGAG GTATTAAAACCAGGACCGTTCGCATGGGTGATagtgctgagccatctcctgacccAATTTATACtt TTCTCCTTGGCCTTCACAGTGTATAAGCTGGTACTAATGGAGCAGCTGAAGGAACACATTGAGCAGCTGCAGGATGACTGCACACAACAGCAGGATGCGCCAGATGAAAAGGTGGAGCAGAAGGAGCAgctggacaccacatgggaattGGGGTCCCAGGTCAGAGACCATCTCACAGAG GAGCAGCCAAACTCCTCATCCAGTGACAAGAGCCCTGAGCTCCCGAAGTTGGAGCCGGTGCCCAGGAAATCGCGACTTGGGAAAACAAAGAAGAGCTTCTCTGGTGTCTGGGTGGCCAAGCGTTTCCGTGCCTCTTCACCTCATGGCCCGAGGTCTCCCCAAGAGTCTGAGGAGTCTGAGGAGGCTTGCAAGCTCTCCACTGAG CAGCTGCCAGCTCTTGAGGGGGGACCCCAGCGCCCTCCCAGTCCAGAGACATCCCAAAACCCTGCTGAGCTGCCTGAGGAGCTGGACAAGCCAGCAtacatggaggaggaggaggaggagggccagccCCCTGCTGAGCCGTGA
- the LOC132535902 gene encoding uncharacterized protein LOC132535902 isoform X2, whose protein sequence is MDLKQLQMQESTNIIDLESDSDSDSSGASLETTSTWPALPCVERFGGSPRSDVQWDNQSQICEVGSLEDAEGLEEVGPFEVEEPPEDSDGLEGVEPLEMVAPPEDVQLEEEVETQEEVLKPGPFAWVIVLSHLLTQFILFSLAFTVYKLVLMEQLKEHIEQLQDDCTQQQDAPDEKVEQKEQLDTTWELGSQVRDHLTEEQPNSSSSDKSPELPKLEPVPRKSRLGKTKKSFSGVWVAKRFRASSPHGPRSPQESEESEEACKLSTELPALEGGPQRPPSPETSQNPAELPEELDKPAYMEEEEEEGQPPAEP, encoded by the exons ATGGATCTTAAGCAGCTTCAAATGCAGGAATCTACTAATATAATTGACCTGGAATCTGACTCTGATTCAGACTCTAGCGGAGCTTCTCTGGAAACCACATCTACCTGGCCAG CTCTACCCTGTGTGGAACGCTTTGGTGGCTCTCCTCGCTCAGATGTGCAATGGGACAACCAGAGCCAGATATGCGAGGTGGGCAGCCTGGAAGATGCAGAAGGCCTGGAAGAGGTGGGACCCTTTGAAGTGGAGGAACCCCCAGAAGATTCAGATGGCCTGGAAGGAGTGGAACCCCTGGAAATGGTGGCACCCCCAGAGGATGTGCAACTGGAGGAAGAAGTTGAAACACAGGAAGAG GTATTAAAACCAGGACCGTTCGCATGGGTGATagtgctgagccatctcctgacccAATTTATACtt TTCTCCTTGGCCTTCACAGTGTATAAGCTGGTACTAATGGAGCAGCTGAAGGAACACATTGAGCAGCTGCAGGATGACTGCACACAACAGCAGGATGCGCCAGATGAAAAGGTGGAGCAGAAGGAGCAgctggacaccacatgggaattGGGGTCCCAGGTCAGAGACCATCTCACAGAG GAGCAGCCAAACTCCTCATCCAGTGACAAGAGCCCTGAGCTCCCGAAGTTGGAGCCGGTGCCCAGGAAATCGCGACTTGGGAAAACAAAGAAGAGCTTCTCTGGTGTCTGGGTGGCCAAGCGTTTCCGTGCCTCTTCACCTCATGGCCCGAGGTCTCCCCAAGAGTCTGAGGAGTCTGAGGAGGCTTGCAAGCTCTCCACTGAG CTGCCAGCTCTTGAGGGGGGACCCCAGCGCCCTCCCAGTCCAGAGACATCCCAAAACCCTGCTGAGCTGCCTGAGGAGCTGGACAAGCCAGCAtacatggaggaggaggaggaggagggccagccCCCTGCTGAGCCGTGA
- the LOC132535902 gene encoding circadian clock protein PASD1-like isoform X3, with product MDLKQLQMQESTNIIDLESDSDSDSSGASLETTSTWPALPCVERFGGSPRSDVQWDNQSQICEVGSLEDAEGLEEVGPFEVEEPPEDSDGLEGVEPLEMVAPPEDVQLEEEVETQEEVLKPGPFAWVIVLSHLLTQFILFSLAFTVYKLVLMEQLKEHIEQLQDDCTQQQDAPDEKVEQKEQLDTTWELGSQEQPNSSSSDKSPELPKLEPVPRKSRLGKTKKSFSGVWVAKRFRASSPHGPRSPQESEESEEACKLSTEQLPALEGGPQRPPSPETSQNPAELPEELDKPAYMEEEEEEGQPPAEP from the exons ATGGATCTTAAGCAGCTTCAAATGCAGGAATCTACTAATATAATTGACCTGGAATCTGACTCTGATTCAGACTCTAGCGGAGCTTCTCTGGAAACCACATCTACCTGGCCAG CTCTACCCTGTGTGGAACGCTTTGGTGGCTCTCCTCGCTCAGATGTGCAATGGGACAACCAGAGCCAGATATGCGAGGTGGGCAGCCTGGAAGATGCAGAAGGCCTGGAAGAGGTGGGACCCTTTGAAGTGGAGGAACCCCCAGAAGATTCAGATGGCCTGGAAGGAGTGGAACCCCTGGAAATGGTGGCACCCCCAGAGGATGTGCAACTGGAGGAAGAAGTTGAAACACAGGAAGAG GTATTAAAACCAGGACCGTTCGCATGGGTGATagtgctgagccatctcctgacccAATTTATACtt TTCTCCTTGGCCTTCACAGTGTATAAGCTGGTACTAATGGAGCAGCTGAAGGAACACATTGAGCAGCTGCAGGATGACTGCACACAACAGCAGGATGCGCCAGATGAAAAGGTGGAGCAGAAGGAGCAgctggacaccacatgggaattGGGGTCCCAG GAGCAGCCAAACTCCTCATCCAGTGACAAGAGCCCTGAGCTCCCGAAGTTGGAGCCGGTGCCCAGGAAATCGCGACTTGGGAAAACAAAGAAGAGCTTCTCTGGTGTCTGGGTGGCCAAGCGTTTCCGTGCCTCTTCACCTCATGGCCCGAGGTCTCCCCAAGAGTCTGAGGAGTCTGAGGAGGCTTGCAAGCTCTCCACTGAG CAGCTGCCAGCTCTTGAGGGGGGACCCCAGCGCCCTCCCAGTCCAGAGACATCCCAAAACCCTGCTGAGCTGCCTGAGGAGCTGGACAAGCCAGCAtacatggaggaggaggaggaggagggccagccCCCTGCTGAGCCGTGA